TTCCTGCAATCCGACTGGGCCAAGTGGGTGGTGGCGAATCCGATTAAGTAAAGATTCGGACGATCATCGTTGAAAAACGCAATGGTTTCCGTTCCGTGAAGGTCGCAACGGCTTCCGTACCGTGAAGGACGCGGGTGGCATCCGTGCCGTGAAGGACGCGGTGGCCTCCGGCCACGCGCGGACCGAACATTTGCCTCCGGCGAACAATCAAAACATGACAAAAGTCAGTTTTTAACCTGTTCGATCTCACCATTGCACCCCGCCCATCGGCGGAACTTCACGCCGTTCAAAGCGTGAAACATGAAGACGTCACTCGTCCAAAAATACAATACCCAAGGTCCTCGTTACACGAGTTATCCGACTGTTCCCTATTGGGATGAAAAACCGCCAACGGAGGCGCAATGGCTCGATTTGGTGCGGGAATCCTTCGACATCAGCAATGCTGACGAGGGCATCAGCCTTTACATCCACCTCCCCTACTGCGAAAGCCTTTGCACATACTGCGGCTGCAATACCCGCATCACGGTAAACCATGCCGTCGAATCCGTCTACATCGCGGCGGTACTCAAGGAATGGCAAATGTACTTGGACGCATTCGCCGAAAAGCCCAGGATTCAGGAGCTGCACCTCGGCGGCGGAACCCCGACCTTTTTCAGTCCGGCGAATTTGCATCGGCTCGTCAAAGGCATTCTCGACACTTCCGAACCCGTTGCCCATCCCGACTACAGCTTGGAAGGACATCCCAACAATACGACGCCGGCGCATTTGCAGGCCCTCTTCGAATTGGGATTCCGTCGCGTGAGCTTTGGCATTCAGGACTTTGATCCGCAGGTACAAGAGGTGGTGAACCGCATCCAAACCTTCGAGCAAGTGCAATTTATCACGGAGGCGGCCCGCAACATCGGCTATACCTCCATCAACTACGACCTGATCTACGGATTGCCACTGCAAAAGCTCAGCAGCGTGCAAGGAATCCTTGACAAAGTGGCCATCCTTCGTCCGGACCGCATTGCTTTGTACAGCTACGCCCACGTGCCTTGGATCAAACCTGGGCAACGGAAATTCACCGAACTCGATCTCCCGACTGGCGACGAAAAACGGGCACTCTACGAATTGGGACGTGACTTTTTGGAGAAAGAAGGCTATCTGGAGATTGGCATGGACCACTTTTCCTTGCCGACCGAGGCGCTTTGGAAAGCCTCCGAAGCGGGGACAATGCACCGCAATTTTATGGGTTACACGCCGGCACATACGCGCCTGAGCGTGGGCCTCGGCGTAAGCGCGATTGGCGATGCTTGGACGGGATTTCTGCAAAATGAGAAGAAGGTCGAAGACTACCTCGCGGCGATCAATGAAGGACATTTGCCCATTTTCAAAGGGCATGTGCATACGGCGGAGGACCTGATCCTTCGGCAACATATTCTGAACCTGATGTGCCGACATACCACGACCTGGGAGTCGCAGGAATTGTGGCATCCCTTCATCGCTACCGCCGTTGCTGCTTTGGACGGCATGATTGCGGACGGCTTGGTTCGCCTGATCGACCATGGAATCGTCATCACCGAGGCCGGGCGTCCGTTTGTTCGGAATGTCTGTATGGTCTTTGATGCAAGGCTGGCTGGGAAGACCTTGGAGAAGGTGATTTTTAGTGCGACGGTCTAAGCAGAGGCGGTCCCGTCAAATTGAGGCGGCGGCGCGTGTCCCGGGAAGCTGGGCTCCGCCGCATGCCTGACGAAGATTTTCCTCACGCGAAAAATCAAAGGAAAACAGCAGTAGAAATTCCCAAATGGAATCCCGGAAATACGCGGCTGTTTCCTCCAACCATGTCCATAGCGGAGTGAAGGATCTACCTAAAACGCCAATTCACCGCAAACCAAACCCTTTTGAGCGGCATTTCACCTCCTGAAATCCGCAATCCTGAAACGCAACTTGTCTCTGTATTTCGTTAGGGCCTCACTTGCTGCTGCGATCACCTAATAGGAAGCCCCACGGTTTTAAGGATTCCGATTCGTCGAGGACGACTTTCAATATGCCGAGCAGTGGAATAAACACAATCATGCCCGATACGCCCCAAATCAAGCCGCCTACGAAGACGGCCACGATCACCGCCAAGGGATTGAGGCGAATTTGCTGACCGATGACGTAGGGCGCAATAAAATTGTTGTCGATGATCTGAATCACCCACAACAATACAAAGACCAAAATTGGGTAGAGCAGGCTATCGGTGGTCAAAAAGGCATACACCACCGAAATGGAAGATCCGATCAATACCCCCAAATAGGGAATGATGTTCAAGACGGCCACCATCACTGCAAAAAACAAGGCGTGCCGAATGCCGAGGGAAAAGAAGAGGGTTGCCGCAAGGACAAATACGATCAAAACTTCGATGCCTACACCCACAAGATACTTCTGCACCACGGTCGAAGCCTTCGAGAGGATGTCCAAGGCCTGTATCTGCTTCCTTCTTTCGACGAGCATCACCACAAATCTTGAGAAGCGGTCCCGGTAAGTGATGAAAAAGAACATATAAATCGGCACGATCACCATCAGCCCTAAGCCCGTCAGCGTACTTTGGACCGTGTTTCCCACCTTCTGAAAAACCGACTCCGAAGCGGAAGAAAGCCTGTCCTTGAGGACTTCAGGTTGCTGCTCAAAAGGCACCCCGAGATTGCTGTCGACAAACTCCCGCAGGTCATTCATCGATTCGCTCAACTTTTTTTCAATCAAGGGCCCGTCTCCCCGCAGTCGCAAGGCTTGGGTTGAAAATAAAAAAAAGACCCCACCGACAATGATCACAAAGATCGAAATGGTGAGAATGGCCGTCAAAGCGCGGAACTTGATGCGCCGCTCCAACCACTTTGCGATGGGCAAGACCATCAAGGTCAATAAAAGTGCCCATACCATCGGCACAAGCAGCAGGTCTGCATAGCGCATCGCCGCAATCACCATCGCAATGGAAATGGTCAACAACGCAAATTTCGCGTATCCAGGAAAGTCCTTCATCCTCATTCTGATTTACAAACCACGAATGCTTACCCCGTCCAATCGGAATGTGCGGGGTAGCGTTGTTTCAAAAATAAGTGAACTTGGCCAAGATTTCCGAGAAGCGGATTTTTATCAGGCTGTTTTGGGGTGCAAGAATGTAGTGGACTTGGCGGTGAAAATGGTCTCGATCCGCGTTTTCAAAGGGAGGGATACGCAAATAGGGTTTCTATGATTTCCGTCATGGGGGAACTGCTGATTGCGCGGGGCTTGAAAATGACTTACGCGAGGAAGGCTTGGTGGTACCAAAATTTGTGCGGAAGGTGAGTTTAATGCCACCTCCGCCGGAGGCGTACGGTCGATAGCGCTGTGGCCGGAGG
The Bacteroidota bacterium DNA segment above includes these coding regions:
- the hemN gene encoding oxygen-independent coproporphyrinogen III oxidase — its product is MKTSLVQKYNTQGPRYTSYPTVPYWDEKPPTEAQWLDLVRESFDISNADEGISLYIHLPYCESLCTYCGCNTRITVNHAVESVYIAAVLKEWQMYLDAFAEKPRIQELHLGGGTPTFFSPANLHRLVKGILDTSEPVAHPDYSLEGHPNNTTPAHLQALFELGFRRVSFGIQDFDPQVQEVVNRIQTFEQVQFITEAARNIGYTSINYDLIYGLPLQKLSSVQGILDKVAILRPDRIALYSYAHVPWIKPGQRKFTELDLPTGDEKRALYELGRDFLEKEGYLEIGMDHFSLPTEALWKASEAGTMHRNFMGYTPAHTRLSVGLGVSAIGDAWTGFLQNEKKVEDYLAAINEGHLPIFKGHVHTAEDLILRQHILNLMCRHTTTWESQELWHPFIATAVAALDGMIADGLVRLIDHGIVITEAGRPFVRNVCMVFDARLAGKTLEKVIFSATV
- a CDS encoding AI-2E family transporter; its protein translation is MKDFPGYAKFALLTISIAMVIAAMRYADLLLVPMVWALLLTLMVLPIAKWLERRIKFRALTAILTISIFVIIVGGVFFLFSTQALRLRGDGPLIEKKLSESMNDLREFVDSNLGVPFEQQPEVLKDRLSSASESVFQKVGNTVQSTLTGLGLMVIVPIYMFFFITYRDRFSRFVVMLVERRKQIQALDILSKASTVVQKYLVGVGIEVLIVFVLAATLFFSLGIRHALFFAVMVAVLNIIPYLGVLIGSSISVVYAFLTTDSLLYPILVFVLLWVIQIIDNNFIAPYVIGQQIRLNPLAVIVAVFVGGLIWGVSGMIVFIPLLGILKVVLDESESLKPWGFLLGDRSSK